The Polaribacter sp. HaHaR_3_91 genomic sequence CGATTTTGATAAAGTAATTGAAGTAAATTTAAAATCTGTTTTTAATTTAACCAAAGCTGTAATTCGTCCGATGATGAAACAAAGAGCAGGTTCTATTATCAATATGAGTTCTGTAGTTGGTATTAAAGGAAATGCTGGTCAAACTAATTATGCTGCTTCAAAAGCTGGTATTGTTGGTTTTTCTAAATCGGTTGCTTTAGAGTTAGGGTCTAGAAATATTAGAAGTAACGTAGTTGCTCCTGGTTTTATAGAAACAGAAATGACAGAAAAATTAGATGAAGCTACTGTGCAAAGTTGGAGAGATGGTATTCCTTTAAAAAGAGGAGGACAGCCAATAGACATTGCAAATGCATGTGTGTTTTTAGCTTCTGATATGAGTGCTTATATTACAGGGCAGACTTTATCTGTAGATGGAGGAATGAACTAAAGTTAAACACTTTATAAATTATAAAAAAGCTTCAATATTATCTTGAAGCTTTTTTTATGTCATTAAATATGGATGTTTAGTTCTATTTTTATGATTAGATTATTGCAATGTTTTTAAATAATTAACAACATCTAGCATTGAAGTATAAATGTTATTGGCTAATGTAAATCTCGGATCATTTTTGTCTTCAGGAATAACTAAGGTGTGCATACTAGCAGCTTTTGCGGCAATTAACCCCGTAACACTATCTTCTAATACCAAGCAATTTCCAGTAGGTACTTTTAACAATTTTGCTGCTTTCAGATAAATAGCCGGATGTGGTTTTCCGTATGCTTCATCGTCTGCACTACAAACTACCTTAAAATAATGAGTAATATTCAGTTTGTTAAAAACCGCGTTAATGATAGGTTTGCTAGAAGAGGTAGCAAGGGCAATATTAAAGTTGTTTTTAGTTAAAAAATCTAACAACTCGAATAAGCCTTTTTTTGCTTTTCCTTTTTCAGTAATTAATTGAACTACAGCTGTAATAATTTCTTTTTCTAAAATTTTAGGATTTATAGATAATTGATGTAATTGACACCAAGTGAGAGCAACATCATCTATCCTTTTACCCATGGTGTTTTTTATACAATCTTCTACAGTAACGGTTACATTGTAAGTCGATAAAATTTTTATTTGTGCTTGTCGCCAAAAAGGTTCGGAGTCTATGATAACTCCATCCATGTCAAAAATAAAAGTGTTTAATATCATTAAATGTTGATTAAGTAATTTTTCTGAAACATTTTATTGTAAATATCTTTGCTAAACATATACAACTGTGCTGGTTTTTTAGAAACTCCAACTTGTTTTTCGTCTAAAGGAACCAAGTATTTTTTATTGATTAATTTTCTTCTAAAATTCCGATTATCTATTTCTATTGCCAATATTGATTGATACAAGTCTTGTACATCATTTATGGTAAATTTATCTGGTAATAACTCAAATATAATTGGTTCTTGTAGGCATTTTGTTTTTAAATCTTCATAGGCTTCTAAAATGATTTGTTTGTGATCAAATCCTAATTCAGGTAAGTCATTTATTGAAAACCATTGTGCTTTATATTTGTTATTTTCGATAGCAACATCTTCTGTTTTTAATAAAAAATAATAAGCAATTGTAATAGTTCTTAAGTTGAATTCCTCATTTTGAATCCATAATAAGTCTTTTTCATTCGTCAACCTATTTGGATCACCAAAAGCTCTAAATTGTTTTTTATATAAATTGGTAAGTCCGGTTAATTCTTTTAATACTCTAGAAGCAGAGTCGTCTAAAGTTTCATCTTCATAGACATGATATCCTGTTAATACATAATCATCAACAAGTACTTTATTTTCAGATTTTGATTCTAAATATCGTTTTATTAATAAAACATTTAAAGATTTGGTATCTGTATCATATCCAAAAACGACACAATCTACCGATATATTTGATATTTTCTTGTTGCTCATATTCTTAATTATAACGTAAAGTTACTCTTTTTTTTTAATTACTTTAAATAAACGTATTTATTACGTATAATATTTTTTAAAATTTTGAAAACGATTCAGAACTTCCTAGTATAGCGGTTTTACTGATTAAATGACTATTTAGGTTGTCAATTTAAC encodes the following:
- the fabG gene encoding 3-oxoacyl-[acyl-carrier-protein] reductase, coding for MKLLENKSAIITGATRGIGRGIAIEFAKQGANVAFTYSSSVDAANALEEELKAFGVSAKGYQSNAADFDAAQELAKEVLKEFGAIDILVNNAGITKDNLLMRISEDDFDKVIEVNLKSVFNLTKAVIRPMMKQRAGSIINMSSVVGIKGNAGQTNYAASKAGIVGFSKSVALELGSRNIRSNVVAPGFIETEMTEKLDEATVQSWRDGIPLKRGGQPIDIANACVFLASDMSAYITGQTLSVDGGMN
- the hxpB gene encoding hexitol phosphatase HxpB → MILNTFIFDMDGVIIDSEPFWRQAQIKILSTYNVTVTVEDCIKNTMGKRIDDVALTWCQLHQLSINPKILEKEIITAVVQLITEKGKAKKGLFELLDFLTKNNFNIALATSSSKPIINAVFNKLNITHYFKVVCSADDEAYGKPHPAIYLKAAKLLKVPTGNCLVLEDSVTGLIAAKAASMHTLVIPEDKNDPRFTLANNIYTSMLDVVNYLKTLQ
- a CDS encoding NUDIX domain-containing protein, which encodes MSNKKISNISVDCVVFGYDTDTKSLNVLLIKRYLESKSENKVLVDDYVLTGYHVYEDETLDDSASRVLKELTGLTNLYKKQFRAFGDPNRLTNEKDLLWIQNEEFNLRTITIAYYFLLKTEDVAIENNKYKAQWFSINDLPELGFDHKQIILEAYEDLKTKCLQEPIIFELLPDKFTINDVQDLYQSILAIEIDNRNFRRKLINKKYLVPLDEKQVGVSKKPAQLYMFSKDIYNKMFQKNYLINI